The sequence below is a genomic window from Humulus lupulus chromosome 3, drHumLupu1.1, whole genome shotgun sequence.
GGGCCAGCTCTATTATGGTTCTGACAATTAAAGGCCGGATCACTCAACAGTTTTAGTGATCTCCGACGATCCTTCTTACAGCAATACAGCGCGAACCGAGAGGCTCCCAGAACAATGGCCGATCTCTATCGAATTGAACAAGGGGAGAATGAACATCCAAAGGCATACTTACAGCGTTTCATTGACCTCGTGCATCAAATCCACGACGTCGACCCACTCACCGCAGCAAATCTCTTCGTCAAAAGCTTGCAGGTGGGGTCACTCTTGCATGAGAATCTCACTATGACACCACCATACGACATGGCAGACGTGCAGACCCGAGCCGAGGGCGTCTTCAGGGTATTAGAATTTCGAGAGCGCGCACAGAAGAAGACTGCACTCATCTCTGCTCCCCCAGCGAATAATCCTCCACCACCTGCCAGGGATGACAAGAGGAAGCGGAACCAAACAGATCATACGAAGGAAGGAAAAAGGCCTAGACAAGATCGACAGCCATCGCGGTACCCATCCTTCGAATACACCGTCCCGCAATAAgtcatttatgaagaaaataaagataGGCCTATCTGGCGAGAGCCCTACAAAATTAACACTCCATCTGATAGAAGGGATAAAAGCAGATACTGTCTCTTCCACAAAGATCACGGTCATACGATCGCTGAATGCCACAATCTGAACAATCAGATCCAAgccctcatgaggagtgggcGGCTTACCCAATACATCAAGGAGACAGACAGACCAGGCACCTCGCGGCAAAACACAACTTCTGCCCCCACTCCGCAGGCGTCAGACCCCGTACACACAGCCTCTGACAGCACCCTGGAGCCTCTTAAACAAGTCCCTATGATCCACGGAATCGTAGAACCCACCGATAATCAAGAGCATGCAATTAAAATCCATAAGAGGATGGAAGAACGAGTGAAGCGGTACAAATCGTTAGGCCACGTGGTCAATCTCGTCACTTTAGAAGAAAGAAGCTACACAGCCTCTGCTATCACCTTCACTGACGAAGACCTGAAGGGCGTCCACCTGCCTCATGACGATCCACTCGTCATTTCCTTACAAGTTGACCACTGCCAGCTGGGCAGAGTTCTGATCGATGGGGGCAGTGGGGTCGACatcctcttctgggaagccttccaGAAAATGGGACTGGAGGAGAGTCAGATCCGACCCTCCACCATGCCCGTTTTGGGTTTCAATAGCCAGAGAGTCTATCCAAAGGCCGTCGTTCGGTTAACTGTGGTAGCTGCAGAACGCACCTTGCCAGTAGACTTCCTTATTATAGACTCCGCCACGagctacaacgccatcatgggGAGAGGTTGGATCCACCGGATGCGGGGGGTAGTCTCCACTCTGCATCAGGTGATGCGGTGTCAATCGCTCAATGGCCGATACACCGTCGATATCAAAGGCTGCCAGAAGCAGGCCAAAAAGTGCTTCCTTACCTTAAAAGAAATAAGTAGCTCTGCCTCCGCCTCCCATGAAGACTCTCCTGACAAATAGCAATTACAGCAGTACCTACCAGCGTGCCTAAAAGGAATCAATCTAGCAGAAGACCAAGAAAAACCCCAAGTTACACTAGATACCTTAGAACAAGTGGTTCTGGATGACGCTGACCCTTCAAAAACGGTCCTGGTCAGTACCAAGCTCTAAGAAGATGAGAGGCAGACCCTCGTACGATTTCTCCAGACCAAAATGAGAACTTTTGCCTGGACGCCACACGATACCCGGAATAGACCCTTCTGTTTTGAGCCACAGCTTGAATATCTCCAACTACTTCCCACCCGTCAAGCAGAAGCAAAGGAGATTCTCTCCAGAGGTGAATCAAGTCATACAAGAGGAAGTCCAACGGCTCCTGAGCACGGGGGCAATCGAAGAATGTTTATACCCCAGTTGGCTTGCCAACCCCGTCGTAGTCCCAAAGAAGAATGGGAAGGAGAGAGTATGCATAGACTACACAAATCTAAACAAAGACTGTCCCAAAGATAGCTACCCTCTACCAAAGATCGATCAAATGATAGACGCCACGGCAGGATATGAAAGGATGAGCTTCCTCGACGCCTActctggctacaatcagatcCCCATGAAATCAGAGGATAGGATTCATACAGCATTCATAACAGAAGATggtttatattgctacaaagttatgcccttcggtctAAAGAATGCAGGCGCAACATATCAGAGGTTGATGCACAAGCTGTTTTCCTCATtactcgggagaaatatggaTGTTTATATTGACGATATGGTCATCAAGTCCAAACAAAGCTCTTCACATATAGACGACTTGACGGAATGTTTCGACATCCTTGATgcttataaaatgaaattaaaccccacAAAATATGTCTTTGGGGTGTCCTCCGGACAGTTCTTGGGATACATCGTCAGTCAGAGGGGCATCGAGGCGAACCCAACTCAGATTGTGTCCCTCTCAGAAATTAAGGAACCCCGAACCATCCGAGACATACAGGCTCTAACCAGCAAAATAGTGGCATTAAGTCGATTCATATCACGAATGTCAGACCGCTGCCAACCCTTCTTGCAGTGCATAAAGAAGTCTACCAACACCACCTGGGGACCAGAACAGCAAAAAGCATTGGACGAGTTGAAGACTTATTTGAGCTCTCCTCCTATATTGAGCTCTCCTATTGCTAATGAAGATTTATTCTTGTATTTGTCTATCTCACAATTCGCTGTAAGTTCCGTTCTTTTTCGAGAAGAAGCCAATCGTCAGAGGCCAGTGTTCTACTGCAGCAAGATGTTGTTAGATGCTGAAACCCGATACagtatgatggaaaaattggcactcgCACTCCTCACGGCCAAAAAGAAGTTACGGCAATACTTCGAAAGCCACACAATCATCGTATATACGGACTATCCATTAAAGCAGGTACTGAGTAAGCCCGACCTTTCTGGAAGATTATCTAAATGGGCCATTGAGCTTGGGACATACGATATTCAGTTTTTGCCACGAAAAGCTAAAAAGGGGCAGGTACTCGCTGACTTCCTGGTTGAAATTCAGTCGTTCACTCCTGACGCCCTGCCAGAATTATTAGAATCAGAAGATCAATGGCTGTGGACAATGCACACTGACGGAGCATCCAATTCCCAAGGGGCTGGTATTGGCGTCGTATTAGAAGCTCCCTCGGGCCTCAAAATCGAAGAAGTCATTCGTTTAGAGCAACCCACGacgaataatgaagcagaatatgaggcactaATCTATGGTTTGGAACTCGCACGTGAAATGGGAATCCAGCGTCTAAATGTCAGAGGCGACTCGCAGCTTATGATAGAGCAAGTGGCTGGAAATTTCGATACCAAAGCACCCCATCTGGCTAGCCTTCTACAGAAGGCAACCGTTTTACGATCGCATTTTCGCCAGTTCGACCTCACACAAGTACCTCGGGAGCAAAATCAGAAGGTCGATGCCCTTGCCAAATTAGCTTCTATGGGAGGATGCACACGCCAATCCTCCATATCTATAAGCCGATCAAGCAAAGATATGGAAGTCTATTCCACCTCATCCGAACCTGAATGCTGGATAGATCCGATCATCAAGTACTTGACCACCTCCGAGCTCCCACCTAATCTGAAAGATGCAAAACTTCTGCGCCTTCGGGCACAACGCTATTCCATTATCCATGGGACGTTGTACCGAAAATCCTTCAATGGCCCATACCTACGATGTTTGCACCCATCATAAGCTAAAAAATTGTTAGAAGAAATACATGAGGGGGCATGCGGAAATCACACAGGGGGACGGAGCTTGGCACACAAAGCGCTTACAGCATGGTATTACTGGCCGTACATGATGACAGAAGCACGGGATTATGctaaaaaatgtgacaaatgccaacgatttgcacccaccatccatcaacCTGCTCAAACCCTACACTCCATTGTCgcaccttggccttttgcaaaatGGGGTATGGATGTAGTAGGTGAACTTCCTAAGGCCGTTGGTGGAAAACGATATGCTCTTGTAGCcactgattacttcacaaaatgggttgtgGCAGAGGCGTACGTCACGGTCAGCAAAACAGACACTATGTCCTTCAGCTGGAAGCATATTATATGTCAATTTGGAATACCCTGGGAGATAGTCGTCGACAACGGCACTCCGTTCCAAAATGCAAAGGTACAAGAACTATGCGACACGTACAAGATCAAGCTAAGCTTCGCCTCTGTTACTTACCCACAGGGCAATGGTCAAGCAGAGGCTTCCAACAAAGTCATCTTTGTCAACATTAAGAAGAATTTGGAAGACAAAAAAGGAGCATGGGTAGAAGAATTACCGAAAGTGTTATGGGCTTATAGAACAACAAAAAGATCCTCCACGGGGGAGTCTCCCTACGCCATGGTTTATGGAACAGAAGCTATCATCTCAACAGAAGTCGGTCTGCCTACACTTCGGACAGAGATTGCATCTGACCCAACAACGAACACCATTCAATTACTGCACAACCTAGACCTTCTAGAAGAAACATGTACAATGGCCCAAATGAGACTGGAAAATTATCAGAAGGTAG
It includes:
- the LOC133825372 gene encoding uncharacterized protein LOC133825372, whose translation is MADLYRIEQGENEHPKAYLQRFIDLVHQIHDVDPLTAANLFVKSLQVGSLLHENLTMTPPYDMADVQTRAEGVFRVLEFRERAQKKTALISAPPANNPPPPARDDKRKRNQTDHTKEGKRPRQDRQPSRYCLFHKDHGHTIAECHNLNNQIQALMRSGRLTQYIKETDRPGTSRQNTTSAPTPQASDPVHTASDSTLEPLKQVPMIHGIVEPTDNQEHAIKIHKRMEERVKRYKSLGHVVNLVTLEERSYTASAITFTDEDLKGVHLPHDDPLVISLQVDHCQLGRVLIDGGSGVDILFWEAFQKMGLEESQIRPSTMPVLGFNSQRVYPKAVVRLTVVAAERTLPVDFLIIDSATSYNAIMGRGWIHRMRGVVSTLHQVMRCQSLNGRYTVDIKGCQKQAKKCFLTLKEISSSASASHEDSPDK